In Rhizoctonia solani chromosome 7, complete sequence, one DNA window encodes the following:
- a CDS encoding amino acid permease, giving the protein MQPLTESVVDNSAFCDGEEEAGQALTALAPIEETSPLGYNFGFANATLMNISAMASKDLQAIMNGVAAFFQMGCLLLVSATGLACLLGWTTVPNSGSLRRPFEGSRYEANPFATSVVKVLYSFLGWNSVIGLMAEVKGRRPVRTIRRAGITSVLIATFLFIATILSFSIILTKEEMKNADEVLGVIFLRKVYGDTVATKLFPILVGINAFGGIVAGTLQYGRMLREAGRQGTIPFAAFWSRVGRFKTPYGPALLKWAMAILLIVLAPAQDAVVFLIDLTSYPALVFSLLIGCGVWILRRRRERLGLPEHAYKAPNIAVVVYVVQSIALIIMPWIPPKGGSKGGDVGFFYAAYCIFAIIILLLSGFYYWVRLCALPQWFGYELVEETVPLPGGVKITALKKVYKYMDDQQEPLLGGRTET; this is encoded by the exons ATGCAACCATTAACGGAATCTGTAGTCGATAATTCAGCCTTTTGCGATGGCGAGGAAGAGGCTGGGCAGGCGCTGACTGCACTGGCACCTATTGAGGAGACAAGCCCGCTCGGATACAATTTCGGTTTCGCCAATGCAACGTTGATGAACATCTCTGCGATGGCAAGCAAAGATTTGCAAGCTATTA TGAATGGAGTTGCGGCGTTCTTCCAAATGGGGTGCTTGCTTTT GGTATCCGCGACAGGTTTAGCCTGTCTATTAGGCTGGacaacagttcctaataGCGGCAGCCTTCGACGTCCTTTTGAAGGGTCTCGGTACGAGGCAAACCCCTTTGCTACGT CTGTGGTAAAGGTCCTTTACAGCTTTCTAGGGTGGAACTCGGTCATAGGACTCATGGCTGAAGTCAAGGGTCGCCGCCCTGTTCGCACTATCCGAAGGGCCGGTATCACATCGGTGCTGATCGCAACTTTTTTATTCATTGCCACCATCCTATCATTTTCTATCATTCTCACAAAAGAGGAAATGAAAAACGCTGACGAAGTGCTGGGCGTGATATTCTTGAGAAAGGTTTATGGGGATACCGTGGCCACTAAATTATTTCCTATTCTCGTTGGGATCAATGcatttggaggaattgtagcAGGG ACACTACAGTATGGAAGAATGCTCCGAGAAgcaggaagacaaggaactATACCATTTGCCGCATTTTGGAGCCGAGTCGGAAGATTCAAGACACCGTACGGACCTGCGTTGTTGAAATGGGCCATGGCTATTCTTCTGATAGTCCTTGCCCCTGCACAAGATGCGGTTGTATTTTTGATCGATCTCACTTCTTATCCCGCTCTG gtcttctccttgttgataGGATGCGGTGTCTGGATATTAAGGCGTCGTAGAGAAAGACTTGGATTACCAGAGCACGCATACAAGGCCCCCAATATCGCTGTAGTTGTGTATGTTGTACAGAGCATTGCATTAATTATTATGCCATG GATCCCGCCAAAGGGTGGATCCAAGGGTGGCGACGTGGGTTTCTTTTATGCAGCTTACTGCATTTTTGCCATTATAATTTTACTG CTGTCTGGATTCTACTACTGGGTGCGACTTTGTGCACTACCCCAGTGGTTCGGCTACGAACTTGTAGAGGAAACAGTTCCTCTTCCGGGAGGCGTCAAGATTACTGCACTCAAAAAGGTATACAAGTATATGGATGATCAACAGGAGCCTTTGCTGGGAGGGCGAACAGAGACTTAA
- a CDS encoding Glycolipid 2-alpha-mannosyltransferase, producing the protein MAKYSSPALQALSSPRRYIPLAIFTLIIGHYVLAAMHSGYGEATSVSKLTESWRKVAETTCNSTAFLPPTPLTSSSDSYYLPAQPSSAPSGPRPVIEVEKFTPPARKANAAFVFLARNSDLAGVMQSMKHMEDRFNKKFNYPYVFLNDVPFDKRFKYHTSQLTNANISYGVIESSHWNQPDWINEEQAKANRQWFKDNDIIYGDSVPYRNMCRFNSGFFFRHELLKQYDYYWRIELYDYDVKAYWNLTHLESGFTIALYEFPETIWSLWNATREFIQMYPEYVPEDNAMAFLSDDGGQTYNNCHFWSNFEIGDLNFWRSEAYMKYFDFLDSKGGFYYERWGDAPVHSIAAALFAKKDQIHFFENIGYRHAPFEHCPTGRIHSQNKCWCDEANTFDNPDNDPYSCLYRYNALWGPGTNRPKWDP; encoded by the exons ATGGCCAAGTACTCTTCTCCCGCGCTTCAAGCGCTCTCGTCCCCAAGGAGGTACATTCCGTTAGCTATCTTCACTTTG ATTATAGGACACTATGTCCTAGCAGCTATGCATTCGGGATATGGAGAAGCAACGTCTGTGTCTAAGTTGACTGAATCATGGCGCAAGGTCGCTGAAACGACATGCAATTCGACCGCATTTCTTCCGCCCACGCCCTTGACTTCATCTAGTGATTCCTATTATCTCCCTGCTCAACCTTCGTCTGCACCATCGGGGCCACGTCCGGTCATCGAAGTGGAGAAATTCACTCCTCCTGCTCGAAAGGCTAACGCTGCGTTTGTGTTCTTGGCGCGTAACTCGGACCTTGCTGGAGTCATGCAAAGTATGAAGCACATGGAAGATAGATTCAACAAGAAGTTCAACTATCCTTATGTTTTCCTCAACGACGTCCCTTTTGATAAGCGATTCAAATA CCATACTTCCCAACTCACCAATGCCAATATCTCATATGGAGTTATTGAGAGTTCTCACTGGAACCAGCCAGATTGGATCAATGAAGAGCAAGCCAAGGCAAACCGTCAGTGGTTCAAGGACAATGATATTATATACG GTGATAGCGTCCCCTACCGTAACATGTGCCGTTTCAATTCTGGA TTCTTTTTCCGACACGAGCTCCTCAAGCAGTATGACTATTATTGGCGCATTGA GCTATATGATTACGATGTCAAAGCGTACTGGAATCTGACTCATTTGGAATCAGGTTTTACCATCGCGCTATATGAATTCCCCGAGACCATTTGGAGTCTGTGGAATGCGACTCGCG AATTTATCCAAATGTATCCCGAGTATGTGCCAGAGGACAATGCGATGGCATTCCTCAGCGACGATGGTGGACAGACTTATAACAACTGCCATT TCTGGAGCAACTTTGAAATTGGCGATTTGAACTTCTGGAGAAGTGAGGCCTACATGAAGTACTTTGACTTTTTGGATTCCAAAGGCGGTTTTTACTATGAG CGATGGGGTGATGCACCTGTGCACAGCATCGCTGCAGCACTTTTTGCGAAGAAGGATCAAATCCACTTTTTCGAAAATATCGGATACCGACATGCACCATTCGAGCACTGCCCTACCGGTCGCATTCATTCACAAAATAAATGCTGGTGCGATGAGGCTAATACCTTTG ACAATCCAGATAATGATCCATACTCTTGCTTGTATAGATACAACGCGTTGTGGGGGCCGGGCACGAACCGGCCCAAGTGGGACCCATAA
- a CDS encoding amino acid permease produces the protein MALVDHTQNTNHNGEEGQDETSLAPIEQTSPLGYNVGFLNATLVNTSAMIGMGIFSTPSYVLKSVGSVGALVTLYLVAPIVTWAGLMVYIELASMCGHKRSGAEVVYLEQAYPKPKYLVSTVFAMTTALLSYTGVSATVFARHILHGFDIEDTPFKQKSIALAMLTSAVATCLFSNKWALRINSFSTAFKVGSLILISFTGMACLLGWTSVPYTGNLNHPFEGTKIEGNPLATSFAKVNFSFVGWNTILGLMAEVKGRDPIRTVRRAGLASIVISSLLFLATILSFAIVLTKEEITNANEVLGALFFRKVYGDTAATKLFPIFIGLNSFGGITLYYARMLREAGRQGVLPFATFWSRVGRFKTPYGPLLLKWALSVFLVVATPAGDTFAFLVDLSGYPGLVFALATSCGVWVLRDRRAKMGLPKHAYKAPNIVVLAYVVKSIALIIMPWIPPKGGSHGGDVDFFYATYCIVALAVMMLCVVYYWVWFRALPEWYGYEIIEETVRLPGGVKAAVLRKHYKGEQEPLLRAEEA, from the exons ATGGCTCTTGTAGACCATACACAGAACACTAATCATAATGGAGAGGAAGGGCAAGATGAAACATCGCTTGCACCAATAGAGCAAACAAGTCCTTTGGGTTATAACGTTGGATTCCTCAACGCTACGCTCGTCAACACCTCGGCCATG ATTGGTATGGGGATATTTTCTACCCCGAGTTACGTTTTGAAATCTGTTGGGTCTGTGGGTGCACTGGTGACACTTTATCTCGTGGCTCCGATCGTTACTTGGG CTGGACTAATGGTATACATTGAACTTGCTTCTATGTGTGGCCACAAGAGGTCGGGAGCGGAGGTTGTGTACCTG GAGCAAGCTTATCCCAAACCCAAGTACCTCGTTTCAACAGTCTTTGCGATGACGACTGCCCTGTTAAGTTACACAGGCGTTAGTGCGACTG TTTTTGCTAGACATATCCTCCACGGCTTTGATATCGAAGATACCCCCTTCAAGCAAAAGTCCATTGCTCTAGCTATGTTGACTAGTGCCGTTGCAA CTTGTTTGTTTTCAAACAAGTGGGCGTTGAGGATCAACAGTTTTTCCACGGCATTCAAAGTTGGGAGCCTGATATT GATATCATTTACTGGGATGGCCTGTCTGCTCGGCTGGACATCAGTCCCTTATACGGGTAACCTAAACCACCCCTTCGAGGGAACAAAGATCGAAGGGAATCCGCTTGCTACAT CCTTCGCCAAGGTCAACTTTAGTTTCGTAGGGTGGAACACCATTCTGGGCCTTATGGCCGAAGTCAAAGGTCGTGACCCTATTCGCACAGTCCGTAGAGCAGGTCTAGCCTCTATTGTTATTTCGTCTTTGCTCTTTCTCGCTACAATCCTTTCGTTTGCGATCGTGCTCACCAAAGAAGAGATCACCAATGCCAATGAAGTCCTGGGTGCGTTGTTTTTCAGAAAGGTCTACGGAGATACAGCGGCGACCAAGCTGTTTCCTATCTTTATCGGCCTCAATTCATTTGGGGGCATA ACCTTGTATTATGCGCGAATGCTGAGAGAGGCAGGGAGACAGGGCGTCTTGCCATTTGCTACGTTCTGGAGTCGTGTTGGGAGGTTCAAGACGCCCTACGGCCCCCTTTTATTGAAATGGGCTTTGTCGGTGTTTTTAGTCGTTGCTACCCCAGCGGGCGACACTTTTGCATTCCTGGTCGATCTCTCTGGGTACCCGGGTCTG GTTTTCGCATTGGCGACATCGTGCGGCGTTTGGGTTTTGAGAGATCGGAGAGCCAAGATGGGGCTCCCCAAACATGCATATAAAGCTCCGAATATTGTGGTTCTGGCCTACGTGGTAAAGAGCATtgctttgattattatgccTTG GATACCACCCAAGGGGGGATCCCATGGAGGTGACGTCGACTTTTTCTATGCGACGTACTGTATCGTTGCGCTTGCGGTCATGATG CTATGTGTGGTTTACTACTGGGTTTGGTTTAGAGCGCTTCCAGAATGGTATGGATACGAAATTATAGAGGAGACTGTGAGGCTTCCAGGGGGTGTCAAAGCCGCGGTGCTGAGGAAGCATTACAAGGGCGAACAGGAACCGCTACTTCGAGCTGAGGAGGCATAA
- a CDS encoding Gly-Xaa carboxypeptidase, with protein MPANEKHGLDIAPARRPGCKSHLNRLLAAGLIASAALYCCRDRILYDARGLFVGNPEPKDYCKQVKPFDASNWTAVYDADGFEAKAAELLGGAVRIPTESFDNMGNVGDDDHWVVFDKLHKYLEKQFPKTHKALKVEKVNTYGLLFTWKGSDSSLKPLVLMGHQDVVPVDPKTVDQWKQPPFSGYYDGTYVWGRGSGDDKSGLIGILATVESLLDRDFKPTRTLVLSFGYDEEVGGPRGAKPLAERILEIYGQDGIAMIVDEGDTAGSVVTDKGVAIARPAVGEKGYMDVTIEVRTPGGHSSVPPSHTSIGILSKIIVDFEDNPYSVKLHRSNPMYTLLQCEAAYAAPDAFVPRFRKAIERSLVSDKALEFVTEVMSMDRVWRAFVGTTQAVDIVNGGVKANALPEQAKALINHRIAIESSIADVQKHIEIKLAHWGKTYNLSVEAFGKNVSRGKAPFYGTVTASTTDTTAIDVAPVSPTDSEAKPWNVLSSSIRGAYRDSKNPKVAEGDIIVSPALMSGNTDTKFYWKLTKHIFRYNHHFASDLYNGAHTANEAYKASGFVDMIKFFTTLIINADQPDAL; from the exons ATGCCAGCCAATGAAAAACATGGACTAGATATTGCTCCCGCTCGGCGTCCTGGTTGCAAGAGCCATTTGAACAGGTTGCTTGCGGCCGGCTTAATAGCTTCCGCAGCACTCTACTGCTGCCGTGACAGAATTCTCTATGATGCTCGCGGCTTGTTTGTTGGTAATCCTGAGCCCAAGGATTATTGCAAGCAAGTTAAACCATTTGACGCATCGAATTGGACAGCTGTATACGATGCAGACGGTTTCGAGGCCAAAGCTGCAGAGCTGCTCGGTGGTGCGGTTCGGATCCC GACCGAGTCGTTTGATAACATGGGGAACGTTGGGGACGATGACCACTGGGTCGTATTCGACAAATTGCACAAATATCTGGAGAAACAATTCCCCAAAAC GCACAAGGCGCTCAAAGTGGAAAAAGTAAACACCTATGGCCTACTCTTCACCTGGAAAGGGTCCGATTCGTCATTGAAGCCGTTGGTACTTATGGGTCACCAAG ATGTCGTACCTGTTGATCCCAAGACCGTTGACCAATGGAAGCAGCCTCCTTTCTCGGGATATTACGATG GCACGTACGTATGGGGAAGAGGGAGTGGTGACGACAAGAGCGGTTTGATCGGTATTTTGGCCACGGTCGAGAGCTTGCTTGATCGAGACTTCAAACCGACACGCACCCTGGTTCTAT CGTTTGGTTATGATGAAGAAGTTGGAGGGCCGCGA GGAGCGAAACCATTGGCGGAGCGAATTTTAGAAATTTATGGCCAAGATGGCATTGCGATGATCGTGGACGAAGGAG ATACCGCAGGTTCTGTTGTCACGGACAAAGGAGTCGCCATTGCTCGTCCAGCTGTGGGTGAGAAGGGGTACATGGATGTCACAATCGAGGTCCGCACGCCTGGAGGCCACTCGAGTGTTCCTCCTTCTCATACA TCGATTGGTATTCTTTCCAAAATCATCGTCGACTTTGAAGATAATCCCTACTCGGTTAAGCTTCACCGAAGCAATCCCATGTACACTTTACTCCAATGCGAGGCCGCGTATGCTGCGCCCGATGCATTTGTCCCAAGGTTCAGGAAGGCCATCGAACGTTCACTCGTTAGTGACAAAGCACTCGAGTTTGTGACTGAAGTCATGTCAATGGATCGTGTCTGGAGGGCATTTGTTGGTACCACCCAGGCTGTTGATATCGTAAATGGTGGCGTCAAGGCAAATGCACTTCCTGAACAAGCTAAGGCTTTAATCAATCATCGCATTGCAATTGAAAG TTCTATTGCGGACGTTCAGAAGCacattgaaatcaagctCGCCCACTGGGGTAAGACGTACAACTTGTCGGTCGAGGCGTTTGGAAAGAACGTCTCGAGGGGGAAGGCGCCATTCTATGGAACAGTTACTGCCAGCACAACTGATACAACAGCTATCGACGTTGCTCCCGTATCGCCCACCGACTCCGAAGCCAAACCCTGGAATGTACTGTCGAGTAGCATCCGTGGTGCTTACAGGGACAGCAAGAACCCAAAGGTTGCTGAAGGCGACATCATCGTGTCTCCAGCCCTGATGAGTGGGAACACCG ATACTAAGTTCTACTGGAAGCTCACTAAGCACATCTTCCGGTACAACCACCACTTTGCTTCCGATTTATACAACGGGGCTCACACTGCTAACGAAG CCTACAAAGCTAGCGGCTTCGTAGACATGATCAAGTTCTTCACAACACTGATCATTAACGCCGACCAACCTGACGCTCTCTAA
- a CDS encoding regulatory subunit for Cdc7p protein kinase — MPLSSRAASARWTTGSAAPRTTDMLPASTITAVATAPPRVPNHKRARSPDPDREETMPTSALVAVLRRLVTTKPPTPGPVNGWSATKHRQSQICKALGARIEPFFSRNATHVITSCPRPRIDALMAEAASNKENNPKKNQDVSRSPAKTSVPSTSRPKPSDAPETSALLAKAIAYGIKIWETTKLTNILESITHQSRASRSATPSAQPTLEHLLATERIHGTHERDPTARRPDYTYFPRNSYVLLVEDLTGVHATVATRDFGPKPVGGAKPGWPVCYAHPDARGPFEPPKPDRKERGRERERDPTVVSRLRRTASMSQLRGKRLVAMGDELEQEQEIEEDPDADQPGYIAASGNSVAITSNVASTTSTAVTGPTLPRVRSTLRFQALAKGASAGAGTNAMPPPRTIRKAKSTNTLAVRLPPREERKKPGYCENCRARFEDFDQHINGTKHRRFATKDSNFRELDQLLDRIQRRPIEQAEQYDEDDDSYHYGGLEDDVGDSSEDYGELLAPSLGEFDFMDRRVMTNGKAGLDSDVIVVEPGDTQEEDQDAGI; from the exons ATGCCTCTCTCAAGCCGAGCTGCTTCTGCTCGCTGGACCACCGGGAGTGCTGCTCCCCGTACGACTGACATGTTGCCTGCATCGACGATCACTGCTGTTGCGACCGCTCCTCCCCGCGTCCCCAATCACAAGCGCGCTCGCTCTCCAGATCCAGACCGTGAAGAGACGATGCCCACAAGCGCTCTCGTGGCAGTGCTGCGGCGCCTGGTGACGACAAAACCGCCGACCCCCGGACCCGTGAACGGCTGGAGC GCCACCAAGCACCGCCAGTCTCAGATATGTAAGGCTCTGGGTGCT CGCATCGAGCCGTTTTTCTCCCGCAATGCCACTCATGTCATTACGAGCTGCCCTCGCCCTCGCATAGATGCCTTAATGGCGGAAGCCGCTTCTAATAAAGAAAATAACCCCAAGAAGAACCAGGATGTATCTCGGAGCCCCGCCAAGACCTCTGTTCCGTCTACTTCTCGTCCTAAACC TTCCGATGCCCCAGAGACCAGTGCGCTTCTGGCCAAAGCGATCGCATATGGTATCAAGATATGGGAAACTACCA AATTAACCAATATTCTCGAATCCATCACCCATCAGAGTCGAGCATCTCGTTCCGCCACCCCCTCCGCCCAGCCGACACTCGAGCATCTCCTCGCAACCGAACGCATTCATGGCACCCACGAACGTGACCCTACAGCGCGCCGCCCAGACTACACATACTTCCCTCGTAACTCTTACGTCCTACTGGTTGAGGATTTGACTGGGGTTCATGCGACTGTTGCCACCCGTGACTTTGGCCCCAAACCCGTGGGTGGAGCAAAACCAGGCTGGCCGGTCTGCTACGCTCATCCGGATGCCCGAGGTCCATTTGAACCACCTAAACCAGATAGGAAAGAGCGCGGACGTGAACGAGAGCGAGATCCTACGGTGGTCAGCCGACTTCGCCGTACGGCATCGATGTCACAACTGAGAGGCAAACGACTTGTTGCAATGGGAGATGAACTGGAGCAAGAGCAAGAGATCGAAGAGGATCCGGATGCCGACCAACCGGGCTACATCGCCGCGTCAGGCAATAGTGTGGCTATTACGTCCAACGTAGCGAGCACTACCTCCACAGCGGTCACTGGTCCTACGCTACCTCGCGTCCGGTCAACGTTACGATTCCAAGCTCTGGCCAAAGGTGCAAGTGCCGGAGCTGGAACGAACGCGATGCCTCCACCTCGGACCATTAGAAAAGCTAAGAGTACGAATACGCTGGCGGTGCGATTGCCGCCCCGAGAAGAGAGAAAGAAACCTGGATACTGTGAAAATTGCCGTGCGAGATTTGAGGATTTCGATCAG CACATAAACGGAACTAAGCATCGCCGGTTTGCGACCAAAGACAGCAACTTCCGCGAGTTGGATCAGCTTTTAGATCGCATACAACGTCGGCCCATCGAACAGGCTGAGCAATACGACGAGGATGACGATTCATACCATTATGGCGGACTGGAGGATGATGTCGGTGATTCTTCGGAAGACTATGGCGAACTATTGGCGCCATCCCTTGGGGAATTC GATTTTATGGACCGTCGTGTAATGACCAATGGCAAGGCTGGACTTGATAGCGACGTTATAGTTGTTGAACCAGGCGACACGCAAGAAGAAGACCAGGACGCTGGGATATAG
- a CDS encoding amino acid permease produces the protein MQPLVNPDDPVLYESEDTGQELTALVPIEETSPLGYNVNFFNATLMNTSAMIGMGIFSTPSFILKSVGSRQPRRPFDGSLYEANPFATSIVKVLYNFVGWNSILGLMAEVKGRHPVHTIQKAGITSVLITAFLFITTLLSFSIVLTKEELMNADEVLGAIFLRKVYGDTVATKLFPIFIGISTFGGIVSVTLYYGRMLREAGRQGMLPFATFWSRIGRFKTPYGPVLLKWALAVFLIIVTPAHDTVVFLIDLASYPALVFSLLVGCGVWILRHRRERLGLPEHAYKAPDFVVAVYVLQSIALLIMPWIPPKGGSKGGDVGFFYATYCVVALLLLLLCGFYYWVRFCALPQWLGYDLVEETISLPGGVKVMVLKKVYKESTESQEEPLLRGERDD, from the exons ATGCAGCCTCTAGTCAATCCTGATGATCCGGTTTTGTACGAAAGCGAAGATACAGGACAGGAGCTAACAGCGTTAGTCCCGATTGAAGAGACAAGTCCGCTGGGCTACAATGTCAATTTTTTCAACGCAACGTTGATGAACACATCGGCGATG ATAGGAATGGGTATATTCTCCACTCCTAGCTTTATACTGAAGTCGGTCGGCTCG CGGCAACCTCGACGCCCTTTTGATGGATCATTGTACGAAGCCAACCCTTTTGCTACGT CTATCGTCAAAGTACTTTATAATTTTGTGGGTTGGAATTCGATTCTCGGCCTTATGGCCGAAGTCAAGGGCCGCCATCCGGTCCACACTATCCAAAAGGCTGGGATCACTTCGGTTCTAATTACTGCCTTTCTATTTATCACCACACTACTCTCGTTTTCCATTGTTCTCACAAAAGAAGAGTTGATGAACGCTGACGAGGTGCTTGGTGCAATATTCTTGAGGAAGGTTTATGGTGATACTGTGGCTACCAAACTATTCCCTATTTTTATTGGGATTAGTACTTTCGGAGGGATAGTATCAGTG ACATTGTATTATGGAAGAATGCTACGAGAGGCAGGAAGGCAAGGAATGCTCCCGTTTGCTACATTCTGGAGTCGAATTGGACGATTTAAAACGCCATATGGACCCGTGCTCCTTAAATGGGCGTTAGCAGTTTTTTTGATTATTGTTACCCCTGCCCATGACACCGTTGTGTTCTTGATCGATCTTGCCTCTTATCCTGCTCTG GTTTTTTCCCTACTTGTAGGATGTGGCGTTTGGATATTGCGGCATCGAAGGGAACGATTGGGGTTACCGGAACACGCATACAAGGCGCCGGATTTTGTGGTAGCTGTGTACGTCTTACAAAGCATTGCATTGCTAATTATGCCTTG GATTCCACCAAAGGGTGGTTCTAAGGGTGGCGACGTAGGTTTCTTCTATGCGACCTACTGTGTTGTTGCGCTCCTGCTTCTATTA TTATGTGGGTTCTATTACTGGGTACGGTTCTGTGCTTTGCCCCAATGGCTTGGATACGACCTTGTTGAAGAGACAATTTCACTTCCGGGAGGCGTCAAGGTTATGGTGCTGAAGAAAGTGTATAAGGAGAGTACTGAAAGTCAAGAAGAGCCACTGCTCCGAGGAGAGCGGGATGATTGA